TACGGTCAACTTCCCAATTCTTGGTGCGTTCTGCGATTATAGTAGTCCACTCTTTATCATTTTTAATAGTTTCCTTTAAAAGCCTAATCATAAAATCACGATCCTCAGCATCATCTTTAAACAAAGGTAAAATTGCCGGTTGCTCTGTAGTATAAAACTGTCTGATAGTCTTCACCACCATAACATGTGCCAGCTCAAGACTCTCTGCCCACCAGATATTCTTTTCTTCAATAACTCCATTGACAGATTCCGACTGCTGTATTTCTTCTTTATACATTTTAAGAAGCCAGTCCATTTCAACAACCTCAGTATTGGTCATTGTAAACTCACGATATGCAGGATGCTGCCTTAGTTTGTAAAAACATTTTCCTACAGCTTCCATATCGGCCTGCCAACTGATTTTATGCTTCTTACAATTATCTAAAAACTGCTCATCGTTTTTCAACCATGTTATAAAAGCAGTCTTTTCAAAAGAGCGGACAAACTCTCTTTTATTTACAATAAACTTCGATGCTACATCTATACGATACAGTTGTTCTTGCTCTGCAAGTTCAATCAACAATTGCAAAAGTGCAAGATAAAGTTCATAAAGGCGATTGGTTCCTTCTACAAGTTCTTTTTCTGCTTTGGTCACATTATATCCTTCACTTTGAAAATAAGTATATAATACTTGCATTACCCGAATCCTTAAATGACGTCTGGCTAACATAAATTATTAAATCTAATAAGAACGAAAAAGTTTTTGTTTACAATAAATTATTTACCTCCATAAATACGTTTCTCTGCCATTTGCATAGCAGCTATCAACGTAGGAATTTTCTCTTCTTTTGACTTTTTGAAAATATCTAAAGTTACTTTGTATATATGTTCGGTTTGTTTTAGCGCCTCGGCACGACTGAATTGCTTCAACTCGCTGTAAACATTAATAAGTCCACCGGCATTAATTAAAAAGTCAGGTGCCCACAATATGCCTTTATCCATAAGCATTTTGCTATGAACAACTTCGTCAGCTAACTGATTATTTGCAGCACCGGAAACTATGGCACATTTAAGTTTACTAATATTTTCTGTATTCAGGGTTGCACCTAAAGCACATGGCGCATAAATATCAACATCTAAAGAAAAAATACTGTCTGGAGCTACTACCTCTGCTTTATAGGTTGTTGCTACCTGTTGCAAGGCTTCTTTGTTAATGTCTGTAACATATACCTTGGCACCTTCTGCCGTTAGGTGTTTTACCAAATTACTTCCAACATGACCTGCACCCTGTACACACACTTTCTTGCCGCTTAGGCTGTCATTTCCCCAAACTTCTTTTGCAGAAGCTTTCATCCCCATATAAACACCATAGGCAGTCACCGGTGAAGGGTCGCCACTTCCACCCATTGACTCAGGCAAACCTGTTACATGCTTGGTTTCTTTAGAGATATACTCCATATCTTTAGTTGAAGTACCCACATCTTCTGCAGTGATGTATCTGCCACTTAAAGAGTTCACATACTGACCAAACTTTCTGAACAAGGCTTCTGTTTTATCTTTCTTGCTATCACCAATTATTACAGCTTTTCCACCACCTAAGTTTAGTCCGGAAATTGCTGCTTTATAAGTCATTCCGCGTGATAAACGAAGTACGTCAGTCAATGCATCATTTTCATTCTGATACATCCACATGCGCGTTCCGCCAAGAGCAGGCCCTAAATTGGTATTATGTATGGCAATAATTGCCTTTAAACCGGTTTCATGGTCATAACAAAACACAACCTGTTCGTGTTTCATATCAGTAACTTGTGCAAAAACACTATTGGCAGTTGCTATTGTTTCTTTCATTTCTTTTAATTCAATCATTTACAATGTTTTTATCTGATTGTTAATTCAGTTTAATTTGCAACCCCAACGACCTGCAAACAGGTCGCAAAAGTAGTTTTTTTTTGCTCTGAACAAAAATTTCATTTACATGTCCGATCTGTTAACATTAAATCGCTTTTTCGTAAAATATAGAGGTCGGCTTGCCCTTGGACTAGTTTTTGTGCTATTTGCCAACTATTTCGGCCTTTTACCGGCACAAATAACCCGAAAAGCAATAGATTTTATTTCTACAGGCACCCATCATAATTATTCCGATTCGGCCAAAACTTTAACACTTTATGCATTGGGTATTTTTGGTGTGGTTTTTTTACGTGGCGTTTTGCTATTTCTGATGCGTCAAACCATAATAGTTATGTCGAGGCACATTGAGTTTGATATGAAAAATGAGATTTATGATCAGTATCAGAAACTTGATATGCATTTTTATTCCAAGGCCAACACCGGTGACCTGATGAACAGAATCAGCGAAGATGTGAGCAGGGTGCGTATGTACACTGGTCCTGCCATCATGTATTTGGTCAATATAACAGTGATGATTATTGTGGTTTTTATAGCCATGATGAACATCAGTCCCGGTTTAACATTAGTAGTAATATTTCCGTTACCGATTCTGGTTATCCTGATATATTACGTGCAGAAAATCATCAACACCAAGAGCGAAAAAGTTCAGGTAGCTTTAAGCGAACTCTCTACCAATGTACAGGAATCTTTTGCAGGAATACGAATAGTTAAATCTTTTTCTAAAGAGCATGTTTTTGCAGGTTTATTTTATAATCAGGCAAAAAATTATTTTAATCAAACCATGCAATTGGCTCGCATAAACGCACTGTTTATTCCAGCTATCATGTTGCTTGTAGGCATTAGTTCGGTTACTGTAATTTATTATGGTGGAATTTTGGTTGATAAAAAGCAAATCACCTATGGAAATATTGCAGAGTTTGTTATTTATCTCAATATGCTTATGTGGCCTGTGGGTATGTTAGGTTGGATAATCACTCTCATCCAAAGAGCAGATGCCAGCCAGCGCAGAATTAATAGCTTCTTGCATACGGAGCCTGAAATCAAACACAACAACACAGGCAAAATACCTGACAAAATCAAATCCATTGAATTAAAAAATATTTCTTTTTCTTTCGGAAAAAACAAAGATTTTGTTTTGGAGGATATTAATCTGCAACTTTCAGCAGGTAAAGTTATAGCTGTTGTTGGCACTACAGGATCAGGTAAAACTACTATAGCAAATCTAATGTCAAGGCTGTACGATCCAACGCATGGCGAAGTTTTGGTTAACGATATACCACTTAAAAACATCAATCTTGAATGGTGGCGAAGGCAGGTTGGCTTCATCACTCAGGATGTGCTTTTATTTTCTGATACCATTGCCAACAACATTGCATTTGGAACAAAAGAGTATAGTCAAGAATCGTTAATTGAGGCTGCAAAAACCGCAATGGTTTATGATGAAATAGTTCATTTTAAAGATGGCTTTAATACTATGCTCGGTGAGCGGGGTGTTAATCTGAGTGGGGGTCAGAAACAACGTATTTCCATTGCACGTGCTATCATGAAAAAACCTCAGTTTTTAATTCTTGACGATTGTCTCTCTGCACTTGACACCGGCACAGAAGAGCAATTGCTGCAAAACCTGTTACCTTATTTCCAGCATAGCACAACTTTAATTTTAGGTCATCGCATTTCATCTGTAAAACATGCCGATGAAATAATTGTATTGCATCAGGGTAAAATACTTGAATGTGGCACACACCTGTCATTGATTCAACAAAATGGATTTTATTCAAAATTGGTTAATGAACAACTCAAGAAACCGGAAGTCAATTACTGATTTCCTGTAAATATTTCTTCAGCCTATCAACATTGTTTGCATAAATAAAGCTGATTGATTTTATTTGTCCTCCAATGAATTCATATATAGCTATACATTGTAAGGTAAACCCTGTTCAGCCATTCAGTGAAATACTGATAGCCCAACTTGCAGAAATTGGTTTTGAAATGTTTGAAGAAAAAGAAGATGGCTTTGATGGATTTATCAGAAAAGAAAATTTTACTGAATCATTATTAGATACCATAGAATTTTTGCAGCCAAATGATTTTTGTTCTGCGCACTGGCATATAGAAGAAATTGAAAGTCAAAACTGGAATGAAGAGTGGGAAAAAAACTACCCACCAATTAAGGTTAAAAATATTTATGTGCGTGCACCATTTCATCCTGATGCTTCAGACAATGAACTTGAAATAATAATTCAACCAAAGATGGCATTTGGCACAGGACACCATGCAACAACTGCCATGATGATGGAACTGATGCTGGCAGCCAACATTGCTGATAAACATGTTTTAGATATGGGATGTGGCTCAGGCATACTGGCTATACTTGCATCGAAGCTTGGATGCATTACTGCAACTGCCATTGATAACGACCCTAACTGTGTACTGAACAGTATTGAAAATATTGAAACCAATAAAATCAGAAACATTGAAGTGTTACAAGGTGATGCCTTATCACTCAAAGATCTAAAATTCGAAGTTATTCTTGCCAACATAAACAGAAATATTCTATTGGCAGATATTGCATCTTACAATATTGCATTGTCTGATGGTGGCCAATTATTGGTGAGTGGTTTTCTGACAGAAGATGTTGAGCTCATTACACAAGCTTTTGGAAAGTATGGCTTGAAACTTTCAAGCATGAAGCAAAATCAGAACTGGGCAGCCTTGCATTTTTTCAAAACTCATTCAGGTAAATGACCCAACATACAGAGACTAAAAATCCACTGAACATTATCGTCATTGTGGCTGCATTAGGCTATTTTGTTGATATCTATGACTTGATTTTGTTTGGTATTGTACGTACCCCCAGTCTTAACGGTTTGGGCATTACCGAACCCGAATTGGTTACTGAGTATGGTTTGCACCTTTTAAGTTATCAGATGATTGGTATGCTTACCGGTGGACTTCTATGGGGAATTATGGGTGATAAAAAAGGTCGTGTTTCCGTTTTATTTGGATCTATTATCATGTACTCTATTGCTAATATTGCTAATGCC
This portion of the Bacteroidia bacterium genome encodes:
- a CDS encoding ABC transporter ATP-binding protein, whose translation is MSDLLTLNRFFVKYRGRLALGLVFVLFANYFGLLPAQITRKAIDFISTGTHHNYSDSAKTLTLYALGIFGVVFLRGVLLFLMRQTIIVMSRHIEFDMKNEIYDQYQKLDMHFYSKANTGDLMNRISEDVSRVRMYTGPAIMYLVNITVMIIVVFIAMMNISPGLTLVVIFPLPILVILIYYVQKIINTKSEKVQVALSELSTNVQESFAGIRIVKSFSKEHVFAGLFYNQAKNYFNQTMQLARINALFIPAIMLLVGISSVTVIYYGGILVDKKQITYGNIAEFVIYLNMLMWPVGMLGWIITLIQRADASQRRINSFLHTEPEIKHNNTGKIPDKIKSIELKNISFSFGKNKDFVLEDINLQLSAGKVIAVVGTTGSGKTTIANLMSRLYDPTHGEVLVNDIPLKNINLEWWRRQVGFITQDVLLFSDTIANNIAFGTKEYSQESLIEAAKTAMVYDEIVHFKDGFNTMLGERGVNLSGGQKQRISIARAIMKKPQFLILDDCLSALDTGTEEQLLQNLLPYFQHSTTLILGHRISSVKHADEIIVLHQGKILECGTHLSLIQQNGFYSKLVNEQLKKPEVNY
- a CDS encoding Glu/Leu/Phe/Val dehydrogenase; the encoded protein is MIELKEMKETIATANSVFAQVTDMKHEQVVFCYDHETGLKAIIAIHNTNLGPALGGTRMWMYQNENDALTDVLRLSRGMTYKAAISGLNLGGGKAVIIGDSKKDKTEALFRKFGQYVNSLSGRYITAEDVGTSTKDMEYISKETKHVTGLPESMGGSGDPSPVTAYGVYMGMKASAKEVWGNDSLSGKKVCVQGAGHVGSNLVKHLTAEGAKVYVTDINKEALQQVATTYKAEVVAPDSIFSLDVDIYAPCALGATLNTENISKLKCAIVSGAANNQLADEVVHSKMLMDKGILWAPDFLINAGGLINVYSELKQFSRAEALKQTEHIYKVTLDIFKKSKEEKIPTLIAAMQMAEKRIYGGK
- the prmA gene encoding 50S ribosomal protein L11 methyltransferase, which translates into the protein MNSYIAIHCKVNPVQPFSEILIAQLAEIGFEMFEEKEDGFDGFIRKENFTESLLDTIEFLQPNDFCSAHWHIEEIESQNWNEEWEKNYPPIKVKNIYVRAPFHPDASDNELEIIIQPKMAFGTGHHATTAMMMELMLAANIADKHVLDMGCGSGILAILASKLGCITATAIDNDPNCVLNSIENIETNKIRNIEVLQGDALSLKDLKFEVILANINRNILLADIASYNIALSDGGQLLVSGFLTEDVELITQAFGKYGLKLSSMKQNQNWAALHFFKTHSGK
- the nusB gene encoding transcription antitermination factor NusB, which produces MQVLYTYFQSEGYNVTKAEKELVEGTNRLYELYLALLQLLIELAEQEQLYRIDVASKFIVNKREFVRSFEKTAFITWLKNDEQFLDNCKKHKISWQADMEAVGKCFYKLRQHPAYREFTMTNTEVVEMDWLLKMYKEEIQQSESVNGVIEEKNIWWAESLELAHVMVVKTIRQFYTTEQPAILPLFKDDAEDRDFMIRLLKETIKNDKEWTTIIAERTKNWEVDRIALSDMIMLKMAVTEVMKFDQIPVKVTLNEYIDISKDYSTPQSKVFINGVLDKIVEELRKQDKFKKTGRGLVEN